In Neodiprion pinetum isolate iyNeoPine1 chromosome 6, iyNeoPine1.2, whole genome shotgun sequence, one genomic interval encodes:
- the sloth2 gene encoding uncharacterized protein sloth2 yields the protein MLLKRRSRSFIGTVLDKWPGKKLFERTKSGESKRRWRRSELTRKRNAIEKRKIEFVPKQVGPKKMPAGVSWTRYLTYTGVAMLTMFAGSQTVHHFYKPLDDLDMLIEQEYEKLLKQQKEKS from the exons ATGTTGCTTAAAAGGCGATCGCGTAGTTTCATCGGCACGGTGTTGGATAAGTGGCCGGGAAAAAAGTTATTCG AACGTACAAAAAGCGGCGAATCCAAGAGGCGCTGGAGAAGAAGCGAGCTCACGAGGAAACGTAACGCGAtagaaaagaggaaaattgaattcgTTCCGAAACAGGTGGGGCCAAAGAAAATGCCTGCCGGAGTTTCCTGGACTCGCTATCTTACGTATACCGGCGTCGCCATGCTCACAATGTTCGCCGGCTCACAGACCGTTCATCACTTCTACAAGCCTCTAGACGACTTGGACATGCTGATAGAACAGGAATACGAAAAACTACTGAAGCAGCAAAAGGAGAAAAGTTAA
- the LOC124222466 gene encoding uncharacterized protein, with product MYGKGAECTNCEGDCGLGCGCRSCLGCNNSTKNVCSSNMDSVKIPVKLPGPGYVMQILNAGLGSDNLYEAKLLLAPEIDMSSIKITVKDDNLRVSAQRSLGDLAHELPDILEKSALGDLVKMSIKHSENFLIPKSVDGDEMRAVMDNKQRLLTLTAPLQTVSKSKNCCYG from the exons ATGTACGGGAAAGGTGCAGAATGCACAAATTGCGAAGGGGACTGTGGCTTAGGGTGCGGCTGCAGGTCCTGTCTCGGATGCAATAATTCGACCAAAAATGTCTGTTCTTCCAACATGGATTCGGTGAAAATACCCGTTAAACTACCGGGACCCGGATATGTGATGCAAATACTCAATGCCGGCTTGGGAAGCGACAATTTATACGAG GCAAAACTTCTACTGGCCCCGGAGATAGACATGTCGTCTATCAAGATCACTGTGAAAGACGATAACCTGAGGGTGTCGGCACAGCGGTCCCTGGGGGATCTCGCCCACGAGCTACCTGATATACTGGAAAAGTCAGCCCTGGGGGATCTTGTAAAAATGTCAATAAAACACTCGGAGAATTTTTTGATACCTAAATCTGTGGACGGTGACGAGATGCGTGCCGTCATGGATAACAAGCAGAGGCTCCTGACCCTGACTGCGCCTCTGCAAACGGTGTCCAAGAGTAAGAATTGCTGCTACGGATAA
- the BCAS2 gene encoding pre-mRNA-splicing factor SPF27, which yields MAGEVVVDALPYIDQGYDEPGVREAALAMVEEETRRYRPTKNYLEHLPPLNLNAFETTVIKHEFERLQSRLPMEVLSMKRYELPPPPPGKMNDIAAWNESVENSMAQLEHQATRICNLELMMDYGCEAWKCYLEVLMQLVSQAQKQLQGLRKTIQEVNWQRKSMQTQGGEKLRALEAQWVGLVSKNYEIEQACVHLEEEIHRYKYLKHTGGEAGDVPGEEQEPDIPGDNATETTAMEPTPEEPRPA from the exons ATGGCAGGCGAGGTAGTTGTGGACGCTTTGCCGTATATAGATCAAGGATATGACGAACCCGGAGTTAGAGAAGCG GCTTTGGCGATGGTCGAGGAAGAAACTCGCCGTTACAGACCGACAAAAAATTACTTAGAACACCTGCCGCCTCTCAATCTGAATGCCTTTGAAACAACTGTGATCAAACACGAATTTGAGAGGCTCCAATCTCGCCTTCCAATGGAAGTACTTAGCATGAAGCGGTACGAACTCCCACCACCACCTCCtggaaaaatgaatgataTAGCTGCTTGGAACGAGAGTGTGGAAAATAGCATGGCTCAGCTCGAACATCAGGCTACACG AATCTGTAATTTGGAGCTGATGATGGATTACGGCTGTGAGGCCTGGAAGTGTTACTTGGAAGTTCTGATGCAGTTGGTTTCGCAGGCGCAGAAACAGCTTCAGGGCTTGAGAAAAACGATCCAGGAAGTAAATTGGCAGAGGAAATCGATGCAAACCCAAGGTGGCGAGAAGTTGAGAGCTTTGGAGGCTCAATGGGTGGGATTGGTGtctaaaaattatgaaattgaacAAGCCTGTGTTCACCTTGAGGAGGAGATACAccggtataaatatttaaaacacACTGGTGGAGAGGCTGGCGATGTCCCCGGGGAAGAACAAGAACCAGATATTCCAGGAGACAACGCCACTGAGACAACGGCCATGGAGCCTACACCAGAAGAACCTCGACCTGCGTGA
- the LOC138190313 gene encoding calmodulin-like protein 4: protein MARYFREEDIDEFRECFYLFARSGQIKTLDELTIIMRSLGLSPTIAELNKYLKDKGGKMSFADFLEVMHHQTRQENLPKEVIEAFKAADTSRNGSIPARQLAHMLLHWGEKLSAKEVEQIFREANVSPNGQVKYEDFVKIACAPVPDYY from the exons ATG GCTCGTTACTTCCGAGAAGAAGATATAGACG AGTTCAGGGAATGCTTCTACCTTTTCGCACGAAGTGGGCAAATCAAAACACTCGATGAATTGACCATTATAATGCGATCGTTGGGTCTGAGTCCGACAATTGCTGAGCTGAACAAATATCTCAAAGACAAAG GTGGTAAAATGTCCTTTGCTGATTTCCTTGAGGTGATGCATCACCAAACGAGACAGGAAAATCTTCCCAAAGAAGTTATCGAGGCATTCAAAGCTGCCGATACTTCTAGGAACGGTTCAATTCCTGCCAGACAGTTAGCTCACATGCTACTTCACTGGGGTGAAAAACTCAGTGCCAAAGAAG TTGAGCAAATATTTAGGGAAGCAAACGTATCACCAAACGGACAAGTCAAGTATGAGGATTTTGTCAAGATCGCTTGTGCCCCTGTACCTGATTACTACTGA
- the RpL4 gene encoding large ribosomal subunit protein uL4 → MSLSSARPLITVYSEKNEPSGETISLPSVFKAPIRPDVVNFVHQQMSKNSRQPYCVSKEAGHQTSAESWGTGRAVARIPRVRGGGTHRSGQGAFGNMCRGGRMFAPTKPWRRWHRRINVNQKRYALVSSIAASGVPALVQSKGHMVQEVPEFPLVVSDKIQEYNKTKQAVIFLRRIKAWNDIQKVYKSQRFRAGKGKMRNRRRIQRRGPLIIYGQDQGLRKAFRNIPGVDLMNINKLNLLKLAPGGHVGRFIIWTKSAFDQLDALYGTWRKESQLKDGYNLPFPKMANTDLARLLKSDEIRKVLRAPRKKVVRSVKKLNPLNNTRAMLRLNPYAAVLKRRAILTANKRQLARDLLLAEKRGIKLSPKSTIAKTQKTLEIRKKQILKAKAAKPKKPKAPKAAKPAAKAAAPAPAKVAAKPAPAKK, encoded by the exons ATG TCGTTATCATCAGCGCGTCCCCTTATTACTGTGTATAGTGAGAAAAATGAACCTAGCGGAGAGACGATCTCTCTTCCTTCAGTGTTCAAAGCACCCATCCGTCCCGATGTGGTGAACTTTGTACACCAGCAGATGTCAAAAAACAGTCGTCAGCCGTATTGTGTATCTAAAGAGGCTG GACATCAAACTTCCGCCGAGTCATGGGGTACCGGTCGTGCTGTTGCACGTATCCCACGTGTTCGTGGAGGAGGTACACACCGTTCCGGTCAGGGTGCTTTTGGTAACATGTGTCGTGGAGGTCGCATGTTTGCGCCAACCAAGCCATGGCGCCGCTGGCACCGACGCATTAATGTGAATCAGAAACGTTATGCTCTTGTTTCGTCTATCGCTGCTTCCGGTGTACCAGCCCTCGTACAATCCAAGG GTCACATGGTGCAGGAAGTTCCAGAATTCCCATTGGTAGTTTCGGACAAAATCCAGGAGTACAACAAGACCAAGCAAGCCGTGATCTTTTTGCGTCGCATTAAGGCTTGGAATGACATTCAAAAG GTCTACAAATCCCAACGATTCCGTGCCGGTAAGGGTAAAATGCGTAACCGTCGTCGTATTCAACGCCGTGGACCTTTGATCATCTATGGACAAGATCAG GGATTACGTAAGGCTTTCCGCAACATCCCAGGTGTAGACCTGATGAACATCAACAAACTAAACCTGCTGAAGCTGGCACCGGGTGGCCACGTTGGTCGCTTCATCATCTGGACCAAATCCGCTTTCGATCAGTTGGATGCTTTGTACGGTACATGGCGCAAAGAGTCCCAGTTGAAGGATGGTTACAATCTACCATTCCCCAAGATGGCAAACACCGACCTTGCCAGGCTCCTTAAGTCCGACGAGATCCGCAAGGTCCTCAGGGCTCCAAG AAAGAAGGTTGTACGTTCCGTTAAGAAGCTGAACCCCCTGAACAATACGCGCGCTATGTTGCGTCTGAACCCGTACGCTGCTGTATTGAAACGCAGGGCTATTTTAACCGCTAACAAACGTCAACTGGCGAGGGATCTTTTACTGGCCGAGAAACGAGGA ATCAAGCTTTCCCCGAAGTCGACTATCGCGAAAACCCAGAAAACTCTGGAGATTCGTAAAAAGCAGATCTTGAAAGCGAAGGCGGCCAAACCGAAGAAGCCGAAAGCGCCAAAGGCAGCCAAACCCGCGGCAAAAGCGGCTGCACCCGCACCCGCTAAAGTAGCGGCTAAGCCAGCCCCAGCTAAGAAGTGA
- the LOC124222582 gene encoding neuronal acetylcholine receptor subunit alpha-10 — protein sequence MRKFSLESAGEKLETLTSSHHPMEPIARQTRLILVAILFAFGCCDEHEYRLTKYLLEGYDAAVRPAENSSEPLAVIFGLSLHHIIDVDEKNQILTTNCWVTQAWTDHHLKWNASEFAGIRVIRVPFNRVWRPDTILYNNADPQYSSAVINTNVIVSHTGEVIWLSHGIFRSSCDIDVEFFPFDEQRCALKWASWTYDGYQLELEKQSEQGDVSNYQANGEFDLVDFSARKNIQFYSCCPEPYPDITYEIRLRRRPMFYVFNLILPCILINGIALLVFYVPSESGEKVTLGISALLSMTVFLMTIRETLPPTEKTPLISLYYGVSICLVSFASGLAVVTLNLHHRGVRGTRVPAVVRSLVLEKLARVVFLNFHEDMPEPTRKKKCPLHCKPDISPPASSQVQMSPKYLPRRNDSANSSPEAGMEAQWSRVLGRVHATIDRNERRLTEQERRERTELEWKQVALVSDRALLCIFFLTTIISTTVILCGSPPTEPIK from the exons ATGAGGAAGTTCTCGCTTGAATCTGCTGGCGAAAAGCTGGAGACCCTCACTAGTTCTCATCATCCCATGGAGCCCATCGCTAGGCAAACACGTCTCATCCTCGTAGCGATTTTATTCGCATTCG GCTGCTGTGACGAGCATGAATACAGACTGACCAAGTATCTCCTCGAGGGATACGATGCGGCTGTTCGACCAGCCGAAAATTCTTCCGAACCGTTGGCCGTCATCTTTGGTTTATCTCTACACCACATTATCGACGTC gATGAGAAAAACCAAATATTGACCACCAACTGCTGGGTCACTCAAGCCTGGACGGATCATCACCTGAAATGGAACGCCTCAGAATTTGCCGGGATCAGGGTAATTCGCGTCCCTTTTAACCGAGTATGGCGACCTGACACAATTTTGTACAACAA CGCCGATCCTCAGTACAGTTCGGCAGTTATCAACACGAACGTGATTGTCAGTCACACCGGTGAAGTGATATGGCTAAGTCACGGGATTTTTCGCAGCAGCTGTGACATCGACGTGGAATTTTTCCCCTTCGACGAGCAGCGATGCGCCCTAAAGTGGGCATCCTGGACGTACGACGGTTACCAG CTGGAATTGGAAAAGCAGAGCGAACAGGGAGACGTGAGTAATTACCAGGCAAACGGGGAATTCGATCTGGTAGATTTCTCGGCGAGGAAAAACATCCAGTTTTACTCGTGTTGCCCTGAACCTTATCCCGACATAACGTACGAAATTCGACTGCGACGTCGTCCCATGTTCTACGTTTTCAACCTGATTCTACCCTGCATACTCATCAACGGAATCG cTCTTCTCGTTTTCTACGTGCCATCGGAGTCTGGCGAAAAAGTCACCCTTGGCATATCGGCCCTTCTCTCTATGACCGTTTTTCTCATGACGATTCGTGAAACTCTGCCGCCGACGGAGAAAACGCCTTTGATAA GTCTTTATTACGGGGTAAGTATTTGTCTGGTGTCCTTCGCATCCGGCCTGGCGGTGGTCACGTTGAATTTACACCACCGAGGTGTGAGGGGCACAAGAGTTCCGGCGGTGGTGAGGTCCTTGGTCCTCGAGAAATTGGCACGTGTTGTATTTCTCAATTTCCATGAg GACATGCCCGAGCCGacaaggaaaaagaaatgcCCTCTTCACTGCAAACCGGATATCAGTCCACCGGCTTCGTCTCAGGTGCAAATGTCGCCTAAATATCTGCCCAGGAGGAACGACAGCGCGAACAGCAGCCCGG AAGCTGGCATGGAGGCCCAATGGTCCCGGGTTCTGGGTCGGGTTCATGCCACAATTGACAGGAACGAACGTCGACTAACGGAGCAGGAACGCAGGGAGAGAACGGAGCTTGAATGGAAGCAGGTCGCCTTGGTCAGCGATCGAGCTTTGCTCtgcattttctttctcacgACGATAATCAGCACGACGGTTATTCTCTGCGGATCGCCGCCGACGGAACCGATCAAATGA